From one Melioribacteraceae bacterium genomic stretch:
- a CDS encoding DUF502 domain-containing protein, translating to MENFKIFLRTTFVGGFLIVLPIVILLVVLNWLFETLTGYIRPITNILIETARVNEFVASFFAVCFIILVFFLVGLLVKTEMGKVSFEAFENKFLGKIFGYRIIKETVLQIFGEEKNLFKAVALVKLFGNETLMTAFVTEEHSDGSYTVFIPSGPAPTAGFVYHVQKEQITVIDIPVDQALRTILSLGGGSKKIIEIYNKAKK from the coding sequence ATGGAAAACTTTAAAATATTTCTTCGTACAACGTTCGTCGGTGGTTTTTTAATTGTACTTCCGATTGTAATATTACTTGTTGTACTTAATTGGTTGTTTGAAACATTAACCGGCTATATAAGACCGATTACAAATATTCTGATTGAGACAGCAAGAGTAAATGAATTTGTTGCATCTTTTTTTGCCGTCTGTTTTATAATTCTTGTTTTCTTTTTAGTTGGACTACTAGTAAAAACCGAAATGGGTAAAGTTTCCTTTGAAGCTTTTGAAAATAAATTCTTAGGAAAAATTTTCGGATACAGAATTATTAAAGAAACTGTTTTACAAATTTTTGGTGAAGAGAAAAATTTATTTAAAGCGGTTGCTCTTGTCAAACTTTTCGGTAATGAAACATTGATGACAGCGTTTGTAACAGAAGAACATTCCGATGGAAGTTATACCGTTTTTATTCCTTCCGGTCCAGCCCCGACAGCGGGATTTGTTTATCATGTTCAAAAAGAACAAATAACTGTTATCGATATCCCGGTTGATCAAGCACTCCGAACAATTTTAAGTTTAGGTGGTGGATCAAAAAAAATTATTGAAATTTATAATAAAGCAAAAAAATGA
- a CDS encoding DUF3820 family protein — MIPELEKQKELLKEINSFEMPFGKYSGRKLINLPSYYLEWFERKGFPEGKLGQMLRLVYEIKLNGLEDIVKKININK; from the coding sequence ATGATTCCCGAACTTGAAAAACAAAAAGAGTTGTTAAAGGAAATTAATTCATTCGAGATGCCGTTTGGGAAATACTCCGGAAGGAAATTGATCAATCTGCCATCATATTACTTGGAGTGGTTTGAAAGAAAAGGATTTCCTGAAGGAAAGCTTGGCCAAATGCTCAGACTTGTTTATGAAATTAAACTTAATGGATTAGAAGATATCGTTAAAAAAATTAACATCAATAAATAA
- a CDS encoding DNA-3-methyladenine glycosylase I, with protein sequence MQRCPWCGDDPLYVKYHDTVWGVPEHNDRKLFAKLCLDGAQAGLSWITILRKEKNYYKAFDNFDAKKMANYNQKKIDELLNNPGIIRNKLKVNAFITNAQSYLQVKKEFGSFDKYIWHFSDFKTVNNKFKSLKEVPAKTPLAEEISKDLKKRGFKFVGPTIVYAFMQAIGMVNDHLIDCFRYKAVQKLH encoded by the coding sequence ATGCAGAGATGTCCTTGGTGCGGAGATGATCCGCTTTATGTAAAATATCATGATACAGTTTGGGGTGTGCCCGAACATAATGACAGAAAACTATTTGCAAAACTTTGTCTTGACGGTGCGCAAGCCGGTTTAAGCTGGATTACTATTCTTCGCAAGGAGAAAAATTATTACAAAGCGTTCGATAATTTTGATGCAAAGAAAATGGCAAACTATAATCAAAAGAAAATAGATGAGCTGCTAAACAATCCCGGTATTATTCGCAATAAGTTAAAAGTAAATGCTTTTATAACTAATGCACAATCATATCTTCAAGTAAAAAAGGAATTCGGATCGTTTGATAAATACATTTGGCACTTCTCCGATTTTAAAACTGTAAATAATAAATTCAAGTCGTTGAAAGAAGTGCCGGCAAAAACTCCTTTGGCTGAAGAGATAAGCAAAGACTTAAAGAAACGAGGATTTAAGTTTGTCGGTCCCACAATTGTTTATGCATTTATGCAGGCAATCGGAATGGTTAACGATCACCTTATAGATTGTTTCCGGTATAAAGCAGTTCAAAAACTGCATTAA